In a single window of the Tellurirhabdus bombi genome:
- a CDS encoding PepSY-like domain-containing protein, with product MKKTFAILSAFTFLAMSSCDSDKVVPESSLPQGAVTFISTHFPQEKILQVSKERDGLKNSFDVILSNGFDLDFTDAGECTQVDGKNTAIPDAVVTPAKILTYTKANFAQQSIFSWEKDRDGNAEYEIELSNGLDLKFDKNGDFLRIDN from the coding sequence ATGAAAAAGACATTCGCTATCCTTTCTGCCTTTACTTTCCTGGCTATGTCGTCCTGTGACAGCGATAAGGTAGTTCCTGAAAGTTCATTGCCACAAGGAGCCGTTACTTTTATAAGCACACATTTTCCACAGGAGAAAATTTTACAAGTATCTAAAGAGCGAGATGGGCTTAAGAATAGCTTTGATGTGATTCTCAGCAACGGGTTCGATCTGGATTTCACCGACGCGGGCGAGTGTACGCAGGTAGACGGCAAGAACACGGCGATTCCAGATGCGGTGGTTACACCCGCGAAAATCCTGACGTATACAAAGGCAAATTTTGCGCAGCAATCGATCTTTAGCTGGGAAAAAGACCGCGACGGCAATGCAGAATACGAAATTGAATTATCAAATGGACTAGACCTGAAATTCGACAAGAACGGCGATTTTCTACGAATTGATAACTAA
- a CDS encoding LytR/AlgR family response regulator transcription factor, translating into MKLRCLLVDDEPPALEVLKSYIDMIDGLEVVGTCPNAVQAFGVLQEKAVDLLFLDIKMPRLLGTDFLRSLSHPPKVIFTTAYREYALDGFDLDAVDYLLKPIPFERFLKAVSKVMRVDNRLSEPTISLPEPKTSAPEQSAFLYFRVDRKMVKVFTRDILYIESLKDYVKIITTVARPLVVKQTISSLEEMLPESAFLRIHRSYMVAIEKIQAYTPNHVDIGGQELPIGRLYQKEVGRALKMEV; encoded by the coding sequence ATGAAACTACGTTGTCTACTGGTCGATGACGAACCGCCCGCTCTGGAAGTCTTGAAATCGTATATCGACATGATCGATGGTCTGGAAGTGGTCGGAACCTGCCCTAATGCAGTGCAGGCCTTCGGCGTTTTGCAGGAAAAAGCCGTGGATCTGCTGTTTCTGGACATCAAAATGCCTCGTTTGCTTGGAACCGATTTCTTACGCAGCCTAAGTCATCCGCCCAAAGTTATTTTCACCACCGCTTACCGCGAATACGCGCTCGATGGCTTCGACCTTGACGCGGTTGACTATCTTCTGAAACCCATTCCGTTTGAGCGATTTTTAAAGGCAGTCTCAAAAGTAATGCGGGTGGATAACCGGCTCAGTGAGCCCACAATTTCGCTGCCAGAACCCAAAACCTCTGCCCCTGAGCAAAGCGCTTTCCTTTATTTTCGGGTGGATCGGAAAATGGTGAAAGTGTTTACCCGCGACATTCTGTACATCGAAAGCCTGAAAGATTACGTCAAAATCATAACGACCGTGGCGCGGCCTCTGGTTGTGAAGCAAACCATCAGTTCGCTCGAAGAGATGTTGCCGGAGAGCGCTTTCCTGCGCATTCACCGCTCTTATATGGTGGCCATCGAAAAAATTCAGGCATATACTCCTAATCACGTTGATATTGGCGGTCAGGAACTGCCGATTGGAAGGCTATATCAAAAGGAAGTTGGTCGTGCCTTGAAGATGGAAGTGTAA
- a CDS encoding sensor histidine kinase — translation MARLLIEEDEVSPKIIQLIERNNLTALPKEHIIIYNPNNKIIYASVDTPNKIVEELNLLNRVRTKKEFFVRYAGQEIVGLVYPFQNQEFAVIASAYDEYGLAEMEHLRTILGFGLIFSLTLVGLSGWIYAGRSLKPISAVIRQVDQITASNLAQRVTAGNDEDEIAQLAQTFNLMLDRVQSAFEVQRNFVANASHELRTPLTIITGQIEVTLIKRRTVEEHEAKWKSVLEVIKRLNKLSNNLLELAQVSLDDAPMNFQEIALDEAIYQAAQMLTTKQPNYHVIFSFEGNTIALQPSLTVQGNKSLLNSAFLNLMENGCKFSDKGQVEVILGANDQWVTVQIKDEGIGILESDIKHIYEPFFRAENAKRIHGYGIGLPLTYRIIQLHHGQISVSSQINKGTSFFIKFPKNL, via the coding sequence ATGGCGCGTTTATTAATTGAAGAAGATGAGGTTAGCCCCAAAATTATTCAATTAATTGAACGCAACAACCTAACCGCCCTGCCAAAAGAGCATATCATTATTTATAATCCTAACAACAAGATTATCTATGCCAGTGTTGATACCCCCAACAAGATTGTAGAAGAACTTAACCTTTTAAATCGGGTCCGTACCAAGAAAGAATTCTTTGTTCGTTACGCAGGTCAGGAGATTGTTGGTTTGGTATATCCATTTCAAAATCAGGAATTTGCGGTCATTGCCTCTGCCTATGATGAATATGGTTTAGCCGAGATGGAACACCTTCGGACGATTCTTGGTTTTGGGCTTATTTTTAGTTTGACGCTGGTTGGGCTATCAGGCTGGATTTACGCGGGTCGGTCGCTAAAACCCATTTCCGCGGTTATTCGGCAAGTTGATCAGATTACGGCCTCCAACCTGGCCCAGCGTGTTACAGCCGGAAACGATGAGGACGAAATAGCCCAGTTGGCCCAGACGTTCAATCTGATGCTTGACCGCGTACAAAGCGCTTTCGAAGTCCAGCGCAACTTTGTGGCTAACGCTTCTCACGAGCTTCGTACTCCGCTAACCATAATCACTGGTCAGATCGAAGTGACGCTTATCAAAAGGCGCACGGTAGAAGAACACGAAGCCAAATGGAAGTCCGTTTTGGAAGTCATTAAACGCCTCAACAAACTATCCAATAACCTGCTTGAACTTGCCCAGGTAAGCCTCGACGATGCTCCAATGAACTTTCAGGAAATTGCCCTGGATGAGGCAATTTACCAGGCCGCGCAGATGCTGACTACCAAACAGCCGAATTATCACGTCATTTTTTCGTTTGAAGGAAATACCATAGCGCTCCAACCTTCTTTGACGGTACAGGGCAATAAATCGCTTTTAAATTCGGCTTTTTTAAACTTAATGGAGAATGGATGTAAATTCTCCGATAAAGGGCAGGTCGAAGTGATTTTAGGTGCCAATGACCAGTGGGTTACCGTGCAAATTAAAGACGAAGGAATTGGCATTTTAGAGTCTGACATTAAGCATATTTACGAACCTTTTTTCCGCGCCGAAAACGCAAAACGAATCCACGGCTATGGAATTGGCCTTCCCTTAACGTACCGGATTATTCAGCTTCACCACGGCCAAATCTCCGTTTCTTCTCAAATTAATAAAGGAACATCTTTCTTTATTAAATTCCCAAAAAATCTCTAA
- the coaE gene encoding dephospho-CoA kinase (Dephospho-CoA kinase (CoaE) performs the final step in coenzyme A biosynthesis.), whose amino-acid sequence MNASEPRPLQIGVTGGIGTGKSLVCRIFNALGIPVYEADERAKWLVNHDAILRADIIRLLGPNAYMPAGDLLSGQYNRAWVAAQVFNHPERLQSLNALIHPRVYADTASWVTTHQHLPYVVKEAAIMKAAGDGNTLDKVIVVQAPLELRLQRIRKRDPHRTEEEIINIINRQATEAERLAIADFVIHNDEKSLLIPQVIQLHRLFSSSQNA is encoded by the coding sequence ATGAATGCTTCGGAGCCGCGTCCCTTACAGATTGGTGTAACCGGTGGTATTGGTACCGGAAAAAGCCTGGTTTGCCGCATTTTCAACGCTTTAGGGATTCCGGTTTATGAAGCCGATGAACGAGCGAAATGGCTGGTTAACCACGATGCGATTTTGCGGGCAGATATCATTCGTTTACTGGGGCCTAACGCCTACATGCCGGCGGGTGACCTGCTATCCGGGCAGTATAACCGCGCCTGGGTAGCTGCGCAGGTGTTCAATCACCCCGAACGTTTGCAAAGCCTTAACGCCTTGATTCATCCACGCGTTTACGCCGATACAGCATCCTGGGTCACTACGCACCAGCACTTGCCTTATGTTGTCAAAGAAGCGGCAATCATGAAAGCCGCGGGCGATGGCAATACGCTTGATAAGGTAATCGTGGTTCAGGCACCGCTCGAACTACGCCTTCAGCGCATTCGAAAACGCGATCCGCACCGCACGGAAGAAGAAATTATTAACATTATCAACCGACAGGCAACCGAAGCCGAGCGGCTGGCCATCGCTGATTTTGTCATTCATAACGACGAGAAAAGCCTGTTAATTCCGCAGGTTATCCAACTTCATCGCTTATTTTCGTCATCGCAGAACGCCTAG
- a CDS encoding sensor histidine kinase, translating into MQLFDNNFIFSNRPRYRLARHGLFWLVVWLSFTLLYGVFPIGNLLQQGHDKVTAFLKGFIFSGVDALIFMPAHMTLAYGIIYVLFPRYLQQGQYLKIFLGILLFSFASASVSSLLSAFVVTPVHQWLGGDGSTRPSRFTYLLMAGFRGATTVAGFAAAIKLMKVWFLKQQAYRQIEKEKFQAELQLLKSQIHPHFLFNTLNNLYSLTLHRSDHSPSVVLKLAELLRYMLYEANAAEVPLEKEIAFLRNYIGLEQLRYGSRLDMSVTIKGDTQQKLIAPLLLIPLLENAFKHGTSEQLEQAWMHLDLVVQEQVMKFKLINSREADERKLKQEGGIGLQNVRKRLELLYPGRYELKVVPEEETFMVYLTLELAEESTRPDHRSFITTPLIETV; encoded by the coding sequence ATGCAACTATTTGACAACAATTTTATCTTTTCAAACCGGCCTCGTTACCGGCTGGCGCGGCACGGTCTGTTCTGGTTGGTCGTCTGGCTAAGCTTTACGTTGTTGTATGGTGTCTTTCCGATTGGCAATCTGTTGCAGCAGGGTCACGATAAGGTAACCGCTTTTCTAAAAGGGTTTATATTTTCGGGTGTAGATGCGTTGATTTTTATGCCTGCACACATGACCCTGGCGTACGGAATTATCTATGTGTTATTCCCCCGCTATTTGCAGCAGGGCCAGTATTTGAAAATATTTTTGGGTATTCTCTTATTTTCGTTTGCCAGTGCGTCTGTGTCATCTTTACTTTCTGCGTTTGTTGTTACGCCCGTACACCAGTGGCTGGGTGGAGATGGCAGCACGAGGCCAAGCCGGTTTACGTATTTATTGATGGCGGGATTTCGCGGAGCTACTACTGTTGCGGGATTTGCGGCAGCGATCAAGCTCATGAAAGTGTGGTTTTTAAAACAGCAGGCTTACCGCCAGATCGAGAAGGAAAAATTTCAGGCGGAGTTGCAATTATTGAAATCCCAGATTCACCCGCATTTTCTGTTTAATACGCTTAATAATCTTTACTCGCTAACGTTGCATCGGTCGGATCATTCGCCTTCGGTGGTGTTAAAATTAGCGGAGCTTCTGCGCTACATGCTCTATGAAGCCAACGCGGCGGAGGTGCCGCTGGAAAAAGAAATTGCTTTTTTGCGTAATTACATCGGTCTTGAGCAACTTCGGTATGGCTCGCGCCTGGATATGTCGGTGACAATAAAGGGCGATACGCAGCAAAAGTTGATTGCGCCGCTTTTGCTCATACCGCTTCTAGAAAATGCCTTTAAACACGGCACCAGTGAGCAGCTGGAACAAGCCTGGATGCACCTGGATCTGGTAGTTCAGGAGCAGGTAATGAAATTTAAGCTGATTAATAGCCGGGAGGCAGATGAACGCAAACTAAAGCAGGAAGGGGGTATCGGTCTGCAAAACGTGCGAAAGCGTCTGGAACTGCTTTATCCCGGCCGCTACGAACTCAAAGTTGTCCCCGAAGAAGAAACCTTTATGGTTTATCTGACGCTGGAGTTAGCCGAAGAAAGCACCCGGCCTGACCATAGGAGCTTTATAACAACGCCCTTAATTGAAACCGTGTGA
- a CDS encoding S9 family peptidase: MLKSHFTVRVLLFLVVSIPAFSQQKQRYQNLQEALFASNQLAGSNGPRSVNWIEGGTKFSYLSGQNVIKTFSPKDQREETVFDGSQLKFPGTEKSFEYQSFQWTKDSKNIVFQTNFRPVWRRSGVSDYYVYSVANKSLKQVAKDAQTAEVSPDGSKVGYERGGNLYVFDFGTQQETQLTNDAVPFFYNGRFGWAYEEEFGLAQAWDWSPDSKFIAFWQSDERQVPLYRLTDYKGFDEKFDSLPYPRVGDRNPTVRIGVVEIANRSKQWMKVDLGDGYIPRIYWTAQEGQLALVHLNRKQNHLKLFLADARTGSAKQIMEEKSDTWVDIFDFFAGIMHYFYFPTETKEFFWVSERDGYAHVYRYDYTGKLLNQVTKGGWEVTYVHSVDAKAKKIYYISTEQSPLERQLYVVDFDGKNKRKLTQTAGRHTVNFSPNGQYFIDRYSNITTPTQVELWDTKGKKIKTLEDNARVREYLNTHAYAPKELMNFTTSDGQKIDISVIKPLDFDQNKKYPVVIDIYGGPGAQSVYNDFGGGGWHQWLAQQGYVIVSVNNRGGGAYGRAFEKVTYEKLGQYESLDFVETAKYLATLPWADGNRMAIRGHSYGGYMSSYTMLAHPGIFKVALVGAPVTDWRLYDSIYTERYMGLMPENEAKYQKSASSTYAKNLQGKMFIAHSTMDENVHIRNTMQLVNALIDAGKDHDLRIYPPGAHGVAYNGPSYLLLHQQYTDYLDKHLKSSTVN; this comes from the coding sequence ATGCTTAAATCCCATTTTACCGTCCGGGTTCTGCTTTTTTTAGTTGTTAGCATTCCCGCGTTTTCCCAACAGAAACAACGCTATCAGAATTTACAGGAGGCGCTGTTTGCCAGCAACCAACTGGCAGGTTCCAACGGCCCCCGCAGCGTCAACTGGATCGAGGGAGGAACGAAGTTTTCTTACCTTTCCGGACAAAATGTAATCAAAACGTTTTCGCCCAAAGACCAACGCGAAGAAACGGTTTTTGATGGTAGCCAGTTAAAATTTCCCGGCACTGAAAAATCCTTTGAGTACCAGTCTTTTCAATGGACAAAGGACTCAAAAAATATTGTCTTCCAAACCAACTTCCGACCTGTCTGGCGGCGGTCAGGTGTTTCCGATTACTACGTTTATTCGGTCGCTAATAAAAGCCTGAAACAGGTTGCCAAAGATGCGCAGACCGCGGAGGTTTCGCCGGATGGCTCAAAAGTAGGCTACGAGCGGGGAGGAAATCTGTACGTGTTCGACTTCGGTACGCAGCAGGAAACCCAACTGACTAACGATGCAGTACCCTTTTTTTACAACGGTCGTTTTGGCTGGGCGTATGAGGAAGAATTTGGACTTGCCCAGGCTTGGGACTGGTCGCCGGATAGCAAGTTCATTGCGTTTTGGCAGTCTGATGAGCGGCAGGTTCCGCTGTACCGCCTGACGGATTACAAAGGATTTGACGAAAAATTCGATTCTTTGCCGTATCCCCGTGTTGGCGATCGCAATCCGACTGTGCGCATCGGTGTGGTTGAAATTGCGAACCGCAGCAAACAATGGATGAAAGTCGATCTGGGAGATGGGTATATCCCCCGTATTTACTGGACAGCGCAGGAAGGCCAGCTTGCCCTAGTTCATCTGAATCGCAAGCAAAACCACCTGAAGCTGTTTTTGGCTGACGCCCGGACAGGAAGTGCCAAACAGATCATGGAAGAAAAGTCGGATACCTGGGTTGATATTTTCGATTTCTTCGCTGGTATCATGCATTACTTCTATTTCCCAACCGAAACAAAAGAGTTTTTCTGGGTATCGGAGCGGGATGGCTACGCGCACGTTTACCGCTACGATTATACCGGAAAGCTCCTCAATCAAGTAACCAAAGGTGGCTGGGAAGTGACGTATGTCCACAGTGTGGATGCTAAAGCCAAGAAAATTTATTACATCTCGACGGAGCAATCGCCGCTTGAGCGACAACTGTATGTGGTTGATTTTGATGGGAAAAACAAGCGGAAGCTTACCCAGACAGCGGGGCGGCATACGGTTAATTTTTCGCCAAATGGCCAGTATTTCATTGATCGGTATTCCAACATAACAACGCCTACGCAGGTAGAACTTTGGGATACCAAAGGCAAAAAAATCAAGACGCTGGAAGACAATGCCCGTGTGCGCGAATACCTGAATACGCATGCCTACGCGCCAAAGGAACTAATGAACTTCACCACGTCGGATGGGCAGAAAATTGACATTTCTGTCATCAAACCGCTCGATTTTGACCAAAACAAGAAATATCCGGTTGTGATAGACATCTACGGCGGGCCAGGGGCTCAGTCGGTCTACAACGATTTCGGTGGCGGTGGCTGGCACCAGTGGCTGGCGCAGCAAGGCTACGTGATTGTTAGCGTAAACAACCGGGGCGGCGGTGCCTACGGACGCGCTTTCGAGAAGGTTACGTACGAAAAATTAGGCCAGTACGAAAGCTTGGATTTTGTTGAAACGGCCAAATACCTGGCTACGTTGCCTTGGGCCGATGGCAACCGAATGGCTATTCGTGGGCATAGCTACGGCGGTTACATGAGCAGCTACACCATGCTGGCGCATCCGGGTATCTTTAAGGTCGCTCTGGTGGGTGCTCCCGTTACCGACTGGCGTTTGTATGACAGTATTTATACCGAGCGTTACATGGGATTAATGCCGGAAAATGAAGCGAAATACCAGAAAAGCGCTTCGTCAACCTACGCTAAAAACCTGCAAGGCAAGATGTTTATTGCGCATTCGACAATGGATGAAAACGTCCACATTCGGAATACCATGCAGTTGGTTAACGCCCTGATTGATGCCGGAAAAGACCATGATTTACGCATTTATCCGCCGGGTGCGCACGGGGTTGCCTACAATGGTCCCAGTTACCTGCTGCTGCACCAGCAATACACAGATTACCTGGATAAGCATTTAAAGAGTAGCACAGTCAATTAA
- a CDS encoding amidase, with protein sequence MRKYILPLIACAVSFGAGAFMASDDPKKPITADLTNAASRLLGLEFSEAERDSMLGNLNDQRSDYEAIRKIDLSNDVAPALYFNPRPAGFQMPQGASSFKASPIGKVALPANRTDLAYYTVAQLGELIRTRQITSVELTKFFLNRLKTYNPKLLCVITLTEELALEQARRADTEIKAGKYWGPLHGIPYGAKDLLAKKGYKTTWGSVPYKDQTIDLDATVIQRLEKAGAVLCAKMTLGELAMGDVWFGGMTRNPWDTKAGSSGSSAGSGSAVAAGLLPFAIGTETLGSIVSPSTVNGVTGLRPTFGRVSRHGAMALSWSMDKIGPMTRSVEDCALVFNAIYGPDGADQTVVSAPFRYAPVNSLKGVRIGYVKIGFDGDYSTKASDQAALDLLKKQGAELVPIDLPDLPASKLLFLLSAEAAAAFDELTRSGKDDLMVRQFKNSWPNEFRSARFIPAVEYIQANRVRTKLIDAMYATLKKAKVDVYISPTYRGGNLTVTNLTGHPCVVLPNGFNAKGLPTSITFTGQLYEEGKVLAIAKAYQDATTWHQKHPNL encoded by the coding sequence ATGCGAAAATATATTCTTCCGCTGATTGCCTGCGCCGTTAGCTTCGGAGCAGGTGCTTTCATGGCTAGTGACGACCCTAAAAAGCCCATCACTGCCGATTTAACAAATGCGGCCTCCCGCCTTCTGGGACTAGAGTTTTCGGAGGCTGAGCGTGACTCCATGCTCGGCAACCTGAACGATCAACGCAGTGATTACGAAGCCATTCGGAAAATTGATCTAAGTAACGACGTTGCTCCGGCACTCTATTTCAATCCCCGGCCAGCCGGTTTTCAGATGCCGCAGGGAGCTAGTTCCTTTAAGGCCAGCCCTATTGGTAAAGTGGCATTACCAGCCAATCGAACTGACCTTGCTTATTACACGGTTGCCCAGCTCGGTGAACTCATTCGTACACGCCAGATTACATCCGTTGAGCTGACCAAATTTTTTCTAAACCGGCTAAAAACCTATAACCCAAAGTTGCTGTGCGTCATTACCTTAACAGAAGAGCTGGCCCTGGAGCAAGCTCGTCGGGCAGACACGGAAATTAAGGCCGGTAAATACTGGGGTCCCTTGCATGGTATCCCCTATGGCGCGAAGGACCTGCTGGCCAAAAAAGGCTATAAAACGACCTGGGGGTCTGTCCCCTACAAGGACCAAACCATTGACCTTGACGCTACCGTTATTCAGCGGTTAGAGAAAGCAGGGGCTGTTTTGTGCGCAAAAATGACGCTGGGCGAACTGGCGATGGGCGATGTCTGGTTCGGTGGTATGACCCGTAATCCCTGGGATACGAAAGCGGGTTCCAGTGGCTCCTCGGCTGGCTCGGGTTCAGCAGTTGCGGCTGGTTTACTTCCATTTGCCATTGGTACCGAAACGCTGGGGTCGATTGTATCGCCATCCACAGTCAACGGAGTAACGGGTTTGCGTCCTACATTTGGTCGTGTAAGCCGTCACGGAGCGATGGCCCTTAGCTGGTCGATGGACAAAATTGGCCCCATGACGCGCTCAGTCGAAGACTGCGCCCTGGTGTTTAATGCGATTTATGGCCCCGATGGAGCTGATCAAACGGTGGTCTCCGCTCCTTTTCGGTATGCGCCTGTAAATTCGCTGAAAGGTGTACGCATCGGTTACGTTAAAATTGGCTTCGATGGCGATTACTCGACCAAAGCCAGCGATCAGGCAGCACTTGATCTTCTAAAAAAGCAGGGTGCGGAGTTAGTCCCCATCGATTTACCCGACCTACCTGCCAGCAAATTGCTTTTTCTCTTGAGTGCCGAAGCTGCCGCCGCGTTCGACGAGCTAACGCGCTCCGGGAAAGATGACCTGATGGTGCGGCAGTTTAAAAATTCGTGGCCCAATGAATTTCGTTCGGCACGCTTTATCCCTGCCGTGGAGTATATTCAGGCTAACCGGGTGCGTACCAAGCTCATCGACGCCATGTACGCCACGCTGAAAAAAGCCAAGGTAGATGTTTACATTTCACCCACATACCGGGGCGGCAACCTGACCGTTACTAACCTGACGGGGCACCCCTGCGTTGTGTTGCCCAATGGTTTTAATGCTAAAGGCTTGCCAACCAGCATTACGTTTACGGGTCAGTTGTACGAAGAAGGAAAAGTACTCGCGATTGCCAAAGCGTATCAGGACGCAACAACCTGGCACCAGAAACACCCCAACTTATAA
- a CDS encoding YbbR-like domain-containing protein yields the protein MSLSNSSPRPIHLPTLLLCLLLATLIWLLNTLNKDKYTVNIQYPIQFEYDRNTFIPLSPLPQNITVNVSGNGWILLRKTWLPFQNKPVVYRITDPLRATSINLSQLTASVAEQTKEVHVNTVAGDTLALEFDRRTERIIPVAVDSGAIDLEDHYIITSLINIQPRTVQVDGPARIVGSLPDTLRISIPEQRITNNFDGEVPLNYPDNSLLKVSTNRVKVSFEVAELLQPLPTPSTPK from the coding sequence GTGTCTCTAAGTAATTCATCACCCCGCCCCATTCACCTGCCAACGCTGCTGCTTTGCCTGTTGCTAGCTACGTTGATCTGGCTTCTGAATACCCTGAATAAGGACAAATACACGGTTAACATCCAGTATCCAATTCAATTTGAATACGACCGGAATACCTTTATTCCGCTTTCTCCGCTTCCCCAAAACATTACGGTTAATGTGTCGGGAAATGGCTGGATTCTGCTACGAAAGACTTGGCTTCCTTTTCAGAATAAACCCGTTGTTTACCGGATTACCGATCCCCTTCGCGCTACGTCGATTAACTTGTCTCAATTGACGGCTTCGGTAGCCGAACAAACCAAGGAAGTGCACGTCAATACGGTGGCGGGCGATACGCTGGCGCTTGAGTTTGACCGACGGACCGAGCGGATCATCCCCGTTGCGGTCGACAGCGGTGCTATTGATCTGGAGGATCATTACATCATTACCAGCCTAATTAATATACAACCCCGTACGGTTCAGGTAGATGGTCCGGCGCGAATTGTAGGCAGTTTACCCGATACCTTGCGGATATCCATTCCTGAGCAGCGAATTACCAACAATTTTGACGGTGAAGTCCCCTTAAACTACCCGGACAACTCCCTTCTGAAGGTCAGCACCAACCGTGTGAAAGTTAGTTTTGAAGTGGCCGAACTCTTACAGCCTTTACCCACTCCATCCACGCCCAAATGA
- a CDS encoding response regulator transcription factor, with translation MRILIIEDEQEVASFIKSGLEDYGLEADTAGDGLIAQRMLANNEYTTVILDVNLPLINGFELCKIIRERYEDLSILMLTALGSTESKITGLDAGADDYLVKPFEFRELMARLRALNRRKGNNHTEAIVLKIADLELNQQSKTVKRGSQKIALTARELALLEFFMKNQNKALTRSEITEKVWDVNFDTGTNVVDVYVNYLRKKIDKDFTPKLIHTISGIGYIMQESDD, from the coding sequence ATGCGGATTTTGATTATAGAAGATGAGCAGGAAGTAGCCTCGTTTATCAAAAGTGGCTTGGAAGACTATGGTTTAGAGGCAGATACGGCGGGCGATGGCCTGATTGCCCAGCGCATGCTAGCCAACAATGAATACACAACCGTTATCCTGGATGTAAACCTACCGCTGATCAATGGTTTTGAGTTGTGTAAGATTATCCGGGAGCGCTACGAGGATTTGTCTATTCTAATGCTTACCGCTTTGGGAAGTACCGAAAGTAAAATTACGGGCCTGGATGCAGGTGCAGATGATTACCTGGTGAAGCCTTTTGAATTTCGTGAATTGATGGCTCGTCTGCGGGCGTTGAATCGCCGAAAAGGAAACAATCATACCGAAGCCATTGTCCTTAAAATAGCTGATTTAGAATTAAATCAACAGAGCAAAACGGTTAAAAGAGGATCGCAGAAAATAGCCTTGACAGCTCGCGAGTTAGCGCTTCTTGAATTCTTTATGAAAAATCAAAATAAAGCGCTAACTCGAAGTGAAATTACCGAAAAAGTTTGGGATGTTAATTTTGATACAGGTACAAATGTCGTTGATGTTTATGTGAATTATTTACGAAAAAAAATCGATAAAGATTTCACTCCAAAGCTCATTCACACCATCAGCGGAATCGGTTATATTATGCAAGAATCTGACGATTAA